The Thermosipho japonicus region TTGGAAGTTTAATACTAAGCTCATATGGTTATAACCTAACTCAATCTATGTTTGAATTTGCTTCTGCAATGAATGGCGTAGGGCTATCTTCTGGAATTACTTCACCAAATATGCCCCTTGGGGCAATGTGGACCCTTACTATTGCAATGTTTACTGGAAGACTGGAATTTTTAGTTGTAATTTACGCTATTGCAAAACTAATTAATGATTTATCCGAAAGTATAAAAAAGTAGTTTACATCTTCTTTTTTAATGTTACGTAAGAGGTAGGCGTTTCATATACCTTTATTTCATATAGAAAATATCTTTCACTGTTTAATTCCGTCTCTAATTGTTTCCAAATCCACTCAGCAATATTTTCCGCACTTGGTTGTGGAATTATTTCGTTTATATAAGAATGATCTAATTTACTTAAAACTTTTTCTTTAACAATACGCTTTAGTTCTAAAAAATCTATAACCATACCTTCCTCATCTTTTTCACCAGCAACGGTAACTACTAGTTTATATGTGTGCCCATGCAACTTTTCACACTTTCCATGATACTTTACAAGATTATGTGCTGCATCAAATGTAAACTCTTTTGAAACCAGTAACATCTTAAATGATTCCTCCTTACTTTAAATAATTTCTACTTTTTTTATCTTTGCATTTTCATCTTTTAGTTTTGCTAAAAAAAGTTCTACATCTTTTTCTTTTGATAACTTCCAATTTCTCTCAATTAATATTTTATATGCTAAGGTATCTATTTTTAAAATAATATCTCCTTTTCTTATATTATCCTCCAAAGGAAATTCTTTGTCAAAAATTATAACCATTCCTATATATGATGAAAATCTCATCAGCTTATTTTTCAACAATACATAGTCAAAAAAATCCTCATAGACTAAATCAAATTCATATCTTTTTTCTATTTCCTCAACTATCAATTTTACCACGTTATAATCCAACCCCAAATCTATCATCTTTTTTAAATACATCATTTCATTTGATACATTTGTTTCACTATAAACCAAGTATTTACCCACTTCAAAAAATGCTTGTCTATAATACATCCTTACTGATAAAGCCCAATCAGAGGAAACTGATGGTAAAAAATCTCCATTGTATATATCAAATGCTTTTTTTAAAGACTTTGTATCTTTTTTATCCAAAGAAACCAAAGATAATCTTTCAAAATTTCCAAAATCTGTTTCTATTTTATTAGACATAACAGAAACTATAGAATCTTTAGTATTTAATCTTGCAATATTTTTTAACTTTTTATTTATTTTAGAAAAAAATACTGTTATATCATTGCGGCATGGCATCTGATCAATCTCCCACACATTTTCTAATATATTTTCAACACTTACATGTTTTTTGTAAATAACAAAAGCAAGAATTTCTGACTCTTTAGGAGAAAAATGTGTGTTTTTCAACTCTGAAATTAAAAAATCTCCAAATGTAATAACTTTTATGCTCTCACCTTCTTTCAAGCTAATTATATCACGTAAATTATATAATTAATTTTATATTGAGTGATAATTTGATTACATCTCAGGTTTTAATTTATATTAATGTAGTATTATCAATTTACAGAAGAAAAATAAAGACAAAAAAAGTGTTGTTGTTATGTAAATAATTTTTTAAGAAAGGAGGAAAGGTAAGATAATTCTATAAGAACCACAAAAACTAAGGAGGGGAAACTATGAGAAAGATGTTAATTACTTTATTAAGTTTATTTGCTTTATTTATTTTTGCCGATGCAACTTCTGTACATGTACCTGGCTGTGATTGGGAAGAATATACTATTGATTCTTCTATTACAATCTATGTCCATCAATGGATGGATCT contains the following coding sequences:
- the queD gene encoding 6-carboxytetrahydropterin synthase QueD encodes the protein MLLVSKEFTFDAAHNLVKYHGKCEKLHGHTYKLVVTVAGEKDEEGMVIDFLELKRIVKEKVLSKLDHSYINEIIPQPSAENIAEWIWKQLETELNSERYFLYEIKVYETPTSYVTLKKKM